A stretch of Oncorhynchus mykiss isolate Arlee chromosome 12, USDA_OmykA_1.1, whole genome shotgun sequence DNA encodes these proteins:
- the ska2 gene encoding spindle and kinetochore-associated protein 2 → METAVDKLEAMFQKAEADMEYMEKRLRLDFLTNVPENSAAEENPVKLLENLSAIKTRHAALCTQVQEIAAEQKQSMDSIRVHLDTTVQLVQQLQQAADVELPTLTETEQESAEFLGLSVNQNTAAVPMSMELQAQELPRSSREGEFEELSEATLEAVPCSMRANVKLANLNAFYKQLHEYFSFRKNSGALSLQKMKQMNMKVSDAKLKTLQHLSLIELDKKGHVRLLM, encoded by the exons ATGGAGACAGCAGTTGATAAACTGGAGGCGATG TTCCAGAAGGCAGAGGCTGACATGGAGTACATGGAGAAGCGGCTACGACTGGATTTCCTGACTAATGTTCCAGAGAACAGTGCAGCAGAG GAAAACCCTGTGAAGCTGCTGGAGAACCTGTCAGCCATCAAGACGAGGCATGCGGCCCTGTGCACACAAGTGCAGGAGATCGCAGCCGAGCAGAAGCAATCAATGGACTCCATACGAGTGCACCTCGACACCACTGTGCAGCTGGTGCAACAGTTACAGCAGGCTGCTGACGTTGAG CTTCCTACACTGACTGAGACGGAGCAGGAGTCTGCAGAGTTCCTTGGTTTATCAGTCAATCAAAACACAGCAGCG GTACCGATGTCTATGGagcttcaagcccaagagctgccTCGGT CCTCGAGGGAGGGCGAGTTTGAGGAGCTGAGTGAAGCCACACTGGAGGCAGTGCCGTGCAGCATGCGTGCCAACGTCAAGCTGGCCAACCTCAATGCCTTCTACAAGCAGCTGCACGAGTACTTCTCCTTCAGAAAAAACAG TGGTGCCCTCAGTTTGCAGAAGATGAAGCAGATGAACATGAAGGTTAGCGACGCCAAGCTGAAAACGTTGCAGCACCTCTCTCTCATTGAGCTAGACAAGAAAGGGCATGTTCGTCTGCTAATGTGA